A region of Paractinoplanes abujensis DNA encodes the following proteins:
- a CDS encoding dynamin family protein, with translation MTTTAADVLARLSEAGRIAAGAGRADLAERLERAAARLISTEAVAVAVVGEFKQGKSTLVNALLRTDLCPVDADVVTALPTILRFGRPPSAALIAENETPIEFGEVAQHITGDSGQEARAVEIRIDRRLLGAGLAVVDTPGVGGLDSAQGNLTLATLTMAGAALFVTDAAQELTAPEVEFLRRTVERCPRTFLVLTKTDLHVEWRRIAELDQAHLRRFGLDLPVVPVSSFLRMRAQARDDTALNAESGFPRLVDLLRTQVIDKAAADRLAAARDELAFVTAQLRERLDAEAAAALDPQVTAGYAERSRRSAALQHGTWQVVLQDGIQDLAADVDHDLRERMRLLIRNGEELLAASDPRETWQDLQAWAAREAARAAADNLMLLVTRAEQVAGEVAERFGMEAHDLSATLPALPMGAGKARPIELSFGKSGMAQFLGAFTAARVAYGGFYLLGAVGALFSVAWAAPLGLLAGVTLGRRLVKAEKERQVQQRRLQAGQELRRYVDEVGFHVGRDSRESVRRTQRLLRDEFAARARELARSAQAAEAAVRQVAALGEQQRRSHAAALAEQRRRLDRLAS, from the coding sequence TTGACCACGACGGCCGCCGACGTGCTGGCCCGGCTGTCCGAGGCCGGCCGGATCGCCGCCGGCGCGGGCCGGGCCGATCTCGCGGAGCGGCTCGAGCGCGCGGCCGCACGGCTCATTTCCACCGAGGCCGTCGCCGTGGCCGTGGTCGGCGAGTTCAAGCAGGGCAAGAGCACCCTGGTCAACGCGCTGCTGCGCACCGACCTGTGCCCGGTCGACGCCGACGTCGTGACCGCGCTGCCGACGATCCTGCGCTTCGGCCGCCCGCCGAGCGCGGCCCTGATCGCCGAGAACGAGACGCCGATCGAGTTCGGTGAGGTCGCCCAGCACATCACCGGTGACAGCGGCCAGGAGGCCCGGGCCGTCGAGATCAGGATCGACCGCCGCCTGCTCGGGGCCGGGCTGGCCGTGGTCGACACCCCCGGCGTCGGCGGTCTCGACTCCGCGCAGGGCAACCTCACCCTGGCCACCCTGACCATGGCCGGCGCCGCCCTGTTCGTCACCGACGCGGCCCAGGAGCTCACCGCGCCCGAGGTGGAGTTCCTGCGCCGTACGGTCGAGCGCTGCCCGCGGACGTTCCTCGTGCTGACCAAGACCGACCTGCACGTCGAGTGGCGGCGCATCGCCGAGCTCGACCAGGCCCACCTGCGGCGCTTCGGCCTCGACCTGCCCGTCGTGCCGGTGTCGTCGTTCCTGCGGATGCGCGCCCAGGCCCGCGACGACACCGCGCTCAACGCCGAGTCGGGTTTCCCGCGGCTGGTCGACCTGTTACGTACGCAAGTCATCGACAAGGCCGCCGCCGACCGGCTGGCCGCCGCCCGCGACGAACTCGCCTTCGTGACCGCCCAGCTGCGCGAACGCCTCGACGCGGAGGCCGCCGCGGCCCTCGACCCGCAGGTCACCGCGGGCTACGCCGAACGCTCGCGGCGCAGCGCGGCCCTGCAGCACGGCACGTGGCAGGTCGTGCTGCAGGACGGCATCCAGGACCTGGCGGCCGACGTCGACCACGACCTGCGCGAGCGGATGCGCCTGCTGATCCGCAACGGCGAGGAGCTGCTGGCCGCGTCCGACCCGCGCGAGACGTGGCAGGACCTGCAGGCCTGGGCCGCCCGCGAGGCCGCCCGGGCCGCCGCCGACAACCTGATGCTGCTGGTCACCCGGGCCGAGCAGGTCGCGGGCGAGGTGGCCGAGCGGTTCGGGATGGAGGCGCACGACCTCAGCGCCACCCTGCCCGCGCTGCCGATGGGCGCCGGCAAGGCCCGGCCGATCGAGCTGAGCTTCGGCAAGTCGGGCATGGCGCAGTTCCTGGGGGCGTTCACCGCGGCCCGGGTCGCGTACGGCGGGTTCTATCTGCTCGGTGCGGTGGGCGCGCTGTTCAGCGTGGCCTGGGCCGCCCCGCTGGGCCTGCTGGCCGGGGTCACGCTGGGGCGCCGCCTGGTCAAGGCCGAGAAGGAGCGTCAGGTGCAGCAGCGGCGGTTGCAGGCCGGGCAGGAGCTGCGGCGCTACGTCGACGAGGTCGGCTTCCACGTGGGCCGGGACAGCCGCGAGTCCGTACGCCGCACCCAGCGCCTGCTGCGCGACGAGTTCGCCGCCCGCGCTCGCGAGCTGGCCCGCTCGGCCCAGGCCGCCGAGGCCGCCGTCCGCCAGGTCGCCGCCCTCGGCGAGCAGCAGCGCCGCAGCCACGCGGCCGCCCTGGCCGAGCAGCGCCGCCGCCTCGACCGGCTGGCGTCGTGA
- a CDS encoding ATP-binding protein, with protein MSDTRPRGESFDYAGATVELVDAATVLAAARVNPVELLRRAGWPAPVQRVDLTVASADRPAGPVHTFAAAISTAEEPLSKERIRKLVLGNDPVGLLLAKRIEAGDPIATRIVDGVGAAAAAAYKKLGLDRQAQPVAGKEPGTLADAVVGLQAQISYDETGTVVRLHAEVPRDDVTPAHLQAFVGLTLQAVLELTGPDALTGRRFVVSRETLATAPVTTQEVTLDMVGGLVEVVSELRQIAVSFRHPEAMARWGARRPQGLLMYGPPGTGKTMLSRALANEIGADFREIRTPEILDKWLGGSERNIKQIFRDARRYRVPTLMLFDEFDSIISYAGAGGDAASQAINAVAGIFKQEMNDLIEANPNVIVVATTNFPHRVDDSLIRSGRFDVKISVPKPDDASRAEIFRKMIRGLIAAHEAPGFQMFADDLDVMTLATASHGMTGADIKEVLRRVQLSKAMQDARTGGHAAPITTDELLASIRDLLGPAK; from the coding sequence ATGTCCGACACGCGGCCACGCGGTGAGTCCTTCGATTACGCGGGCGCCACCGTCGAGCTCGTCGACGCGGCCACCGTGCTCGCCGCGGCCCGGGTCAACCCGGTCGAGCTGCTGCGCCGGGCCGGCTGGCCCGCGCCTGTGCAGCGGGTCGACCTGACCGTGGCCAGTGCCGACCGCCCGGCCGGGCCGGTGCACACGTTCGCGGCCGCGATCAGCACCGCCGAGGAGCCGCTGTCCAAGGAGCGCATCCGCAAGCTGGTGCTCGGCAACGACCCCGTCGGCCTGCTGCTGGCCAAGCGCATCGAGGCGGGCGACCCGATCGCCACCCGGATCGTCGACGGCGTGGGTGCCGCGGCCGCCGCGGCGTACAAGAAACTCGGTCTTGACCGTCAGGCGCAGCCGGTGGCCGGCAAGGAGCCGGGCACGCTGGCCGACGCCGTGGTGGGGCTGCAGGCCCAGATCTCCTACGACGAGACGGGCACGGTGGTGCGGCTGCACGCCGAGGTGCCGCGCGACGACGTCACCCCGGCCCACCTGCAGGCTTTCGTGGGGCTCACGCTGCAGGCGGTGCTCGAGCTGACCGGTCCGGACGCGCTGACCGGCCGGCGGTTCGTGGTGAGCCGCGAGACGCTGGCCACGGCGCCGGTCACGACGCAGGAGGTCACGCTCGACATGGTCGGCGGGCTCGTCGAGGTGGTGTCCGAGCTGCGCCAGATCGCCGTGTCGTTCCGCCACCCGGAGGCGATGGCCCGCTGGGGTGCGCGGCGGCCGCAGGGCCTGCTCATGTACGGGCCGCCCGGCACCGGCAAGACGATGTTGTCGCGGGCGCTGGCCAACGAGATCGGCGCCGACTTCCGCGAGATCCGCACGCCGGAGATCCTCGACAAGTGGCTCGGCGGCTCCGAGCGCAACATCAAGCAGATCTTCCGCGACGCCCGCCGCTATCGTGTGCCGACCCTGATGCTGTTCGACGAGTTCGACTCGATCATCAGCTACGCCGGGGCCGGCGGTGACGCGGCCAGCCAGGCCATCAACGCCGTGGCGGGCATCTTCAAGCAGGAGATGAACGACCTGATCGAGGCCAACCCGAACGTGATCGTGGTGGCCACGACCAACTTCCCGCACCGCGTGGACGACTCACTGATCCGCTCCGGCCGCTTCGACGTCAAGATCAGCGTGCCCAAGCCGGACGACGCGTCGCGGGCCGAGATCTTCCGCAAGATGATCCGTGGCCTGATCGCGGCGCACGAGGCGCCCGGTTTCCAGATGTTCGCCGACGACCTCGACGTGATGACCCTGGCCACGGCCAGCCACGGCATGACCGGCGCCGACATCAAGGAGGTGCTGCGGCGCGTGCAGTTGTCCAAGGCCATGCAGGACGCCCGTACGGGGGGACATGCCGCCCCGATCACCACTGACGAGTTGCTGGCCAGCATCCGCGACCTGCTCGGCCCGGCCAAGTAG
- a CDS encoding glycoside hydrolase family 13 protein, producing the protein MSAEPIEDMCLNALVATGEQWWRDAVIYQVYLRSFADGNGDGIGDFAGLRARLPYLASLGVDAVWVTPHYVSGGADGGYDVIDYTAVDPAYGTVEDVRALVADAHDLGLRVLLDIVPNHTSDQHEWFQRALADPTSPEAARYHFMPPSESPPNNWQSMFGGPAWSRTPDGRWYLHLFTPQQPDLNWDNPAVADDFDRTLRFWFDLGVDGFRVDVAYGLFKDPAYRDNTGDYSPTLFGHGPEQVMTTNQARVHRIWRRWRAICDSYPSEKMLVGEVSLADLTQVGLYARPDEMHHAFQFRLLKSDWDAAAFASTITEALDAFAAVGAPAPWVLGNHDKARQVTRYGSERRARAAALLMLALPGSAYLYAGEELGLPEGTVPDPARRDPIFHRSGGRRLGRDGCRIPMPWESSAPAVGFSASTQLWLPQPADWADYAVDRQDGDPTSTLTMYQQAILLRDLHQALGSGLASVTLDGDVIRVDLIARDGDPDPITVWTNMGSSPVSVPAHRLLLASSPDAGGPAGGRLTLDPDTTVWTRV; encoded by the coding sequence ATGTCAGCAGAGCCGATCGAAGACATGTGCCTGAACGCGCTTGTTGCCACGGGCGAGCAGTGGTGGCGCGACGCGGTGATCTACCAGGTCTACCTGCGCTCGTTCGCCGACGGCAACGGCGACGGCATCGGCGACTTCGCCGGGCTGCGCGCGCGCCTGCCGTACCTGGCCTCGCTCGGGGTGGACGCCGTCTGGGTGACCCCGCACTACGTCTCGGGCGGGGCCGACGGCGGCTACGACGTGATCGACTACACGGCGGTCGACCCCGCGTACGGGACCGTCGAGGACGTGCGGGCGCTCGTGGCGGACGCCCACGACCTGGGGCTGCGGGTGCTGCTCGACATCGTGCCCAACCACACCAGCGACCAGCACGAATGGTTCCAGCGCGCGCTGGCCGACCCGACCTCGCCGGAGGCCGCGCGCTACCACTTCATGCCGCCGTCGGAGTCGCCGCCCAACAACTGGCAGTCCATGTTCGGTGGGCCGGCCTGGTCCCGTACGCCGGACGGGCGCTGGTACCTGCACCTGTTCACGCCGCAGCAGCCCGACCTGAACTGGGACAACCCGGCCGTGGCGGACGACTTCGACCGTACGTTGCGGTTCTGGTTCGACCTCGGTGTCGACGGGTTCCGGGTCGACGTCGCGTACGGGCTGTTCAAAGACCCCGCGTATCGCGACAATACGGGCGACTACTCGCCGACGCTGTTCGGGCACGGGCCCGAACAGGTCATGACCACCAACCAGGCCCGGGTGCACCGGATCTGGCGGCGCTGGCGGGCCATCTGCGACTCCTACCCGTCGGAGAAGATGCTGGTGGGCGAAGTGTCGCTGGCCGACCTCACACAGGTGGGGCTGTACGCCCGGCCCGACGAGATGCACCATGCCTTCCAGTTCCGGCTGCTCAAGAGCGACTGGGACGCGGCGGCGTTCGCCTCGACGATCACGGAGGCGCTGGACGCGTTCGCGGCCGTCGGCGCCCCCGCGCCCTGGGTGCTCGGCAACCACGACAAGGCGCGGCAGGTCACCCGCTACGGCAGCGAACGCCGGGCCCGCGCGGCGGCGCTGCTGATGCTGGCCCTGCCCGGGTCGGCCTACCTCTACGCCGGGGAGGAACTCGGGCTGCCCGAGGGCACCGTGCCCGACCCGGCCCGGCGCGACCCGATCTTCCACCGCTCCGGGGGCCGGCGCCTCGGCCGCGACGGCTGCCGGATCCCCATGCCGTGGGAGTCGTCGGCGCCCGCCGTCGGCTTCTCGGCCTCCACCCAGCTGTGGCTGCCCCAGCCCGCCGACTGGGCCGACTACGCGGTCGACCGTCAGGACGGCGACCCGACGTCCACGCTCACCATGTACCAGCAGGCCATCCTGCTGCGCGACCTCCACCAGGCGCTCGGCTCCGGCCTGGCCTCGGTGACCCTGGACGGCGACGTCATCCGCGTCGACTTGATCGCCCGGGACGGCGACCCCGACCCGATCACGGTCTGGACCAACATGGGTTCGTCACCGGTCTCGGTGCCCGCGCACCGGCTGCTGCTGGCCTCCTCACCCGACGCCGGCGGACCGGCCGGCGGCCGCCTGACGCTGGACCCCGACACCACCGTCTGGACCCGCGTCTGA
- a CDS encoding acyl-CoA dehydrogenase family protein, with protein MTHEVFNQAPPLVDHDVAADPALLAAVEREGAPWAAGDLHRLGKLAGTAEPQRWADEANRHEPRLLTHDRYGHRVDEVDFHPSWHRLMEVAVSEGLAGAAWAGTRPGAHVARAAGFYVWSQVEAGHACPVSMTYAVIPALRHAPGLSALYEPLLASRSYDPGLRTPSAKSGLLAGMGMTEKQGGSDVRANTTVATPAADGTYRLRGHKWFTSAPMCDLFLVLAQAPGGLTCFLVPRVLPDGTRNPFRIQRLKDKLGNRSNASSEPEFDDTVAWLVGGEGHGVRTIIEMVAMTRLDCVIGSASGMRAALTQAVHHTRHRRAFGGPLIGKPAMRNVLADLALESEAATALAMRLAGAVDRDEQAFKRLAIAVGKFWVCKRQPAVVGEALECLGGNGYVEESGLPRLYRDAPLNSIWEGSGNVQALDVLRTMQRSPSSLAAFMSELSESTGADRHFDAAVARFSAAVSDESDARRTVEAMALLLQASLLVRFAPPAVADAFCASRLGGDWGHTFGTLGRGADTAAIVERAAPA; from the coding sequence GTGACGCACGAGGTGTTCAACCAGGCGCCGCCGCTGGTCGACCACGACGTCGCGGCCGATCCGGCCCTGCTGGCGGCCGTGGAACGCGAAGGTGCACCGTGGGCGGCCGGCGACCTGCACCGGCTGGGCAAGCTGGCGGGCACGGCCGAGCCGCAGCGCTGGGCCGACGAGGCCAACCGGCACGAGCCCCGGCTGCTCACCCACGACCGCTACGGGCATCGCGTCGACGAGGTCGACTTCCACCCCTCGTGGCACCGGCTGATGGAGGTCGCCGTCAGCGAGGGCCTGGCCGGAGCGGCGTGGGCCGGCACCCGGCCCGGCGCGCACGTGGCCCGGGCCGCCGGCTTCTACGTGTGGTCGCAGGTGGAGGCGGGCCACGCGTGCCCGGTCTCGATGACCTACGCCGTGATCCCGGCCCTGCGTCACGCGCCCGGCCTGTCCGCGCTCTACGAGCCGTTGCTGGCGTCCCGCTCGTACGATCCGGGCCTGCGCACGCCGTCGGCCAAGTCCGGGCTGCTGGCCGGCATGGGCATGACCGAGAAACAGGGCGGCTCGGACGTACGGGCCAACACGACCGTGGCCACCCCGGCCGCCGACGGCACCTATCGGCTGCGCGGGCACAAATGGTTCACCAGCGCGCCCATGTGCGACCTGTTCCTGGTGCTGGCGCAGGCCCCTGGCGGCCTCACCTGTTTCCTGGTGCCCCGCGTGCTGCCCGACGGCACCCGCAACCCGTTCCGCATCCAGCGCCTCAAGGACAAGCTGGGCAACCGCAGCAACGCCAGCAGCGAACCCGAATTCGACGACACGGTGGCCTGGCTCGTGGGCGGCGAGGGCCACGGCGTGCGCACGATTATCGAGATGGTCGCGATGACCCGGCTCGACTGCGTGATCGGTTCGGCCTCGGGCATGCGGGCCGCGCTGACCCAGGCCGTTCACCACACCCGGCACCGGCGGGCCTTCGGCGGGCCGCTGATCGGCAAGCCGGCCATGCGCAACGTGCTGGCCGACCTGGCGCTGGAGTCCGAGGCGGCCACCGCGCTGGCGATGCGGCTGGCCGGGGCGGTCGACCGGGACGAGCAGGCGTTCAAGCGGCTGGCCATCGCCGTGGGCAAGTTCTGGGTCTGCAAGCGGCAGCCGGCAGTGGTCGGCGAGGCCCTGGAGTGCCTGGGCGGCAACGGGTACGTGGAGGAGTCCGGGTTGCCGCGGCTCTATCGGGACGCCCCGCTCAACTCGATCTGGGAAGGGTCGGGGAACGTCCAGGCGCTTGACGTGCTCCGGACGATGCAGCGCTCCCCCTCCAGCCTCGCCGCCTTCATGAGCGAATTGTCGGAGTCGACGGGTGCCGATCGGCACTTCGACGCCGCGGTGGCCCGCTTCTCCGCCGCTGTATCCGACGAATCGGATGCGCGCCGGACGGTGGAAGCCATGGCGTTGCTGCTCCAAGCGTCCCTGCTCGTCCGGTTCGCCCCGCCCGCCGTGGCCGACGCCTTCTGCGCGAGCCGGCTGGGCGGCGACTGGGGACACACGTTCGGCACGCTGGGCCGCGGGGCGGACACCGCGGCGATCGTGGAAAGGGCCGCGCCCGCGTAG
- a CDS encoding MFS transporter — MALGSDFRRLWVAYGVSEIGTGIGFGALPLVAVLVLDVPEFQVSLLAALSGVAAAVLALPLGPWIEHRRKRPVMIGADLVRFVVVVSVPVAMLAGVVSYGQLCVVAVVQSAGTIAFSAASGAHLKALVGVADRATANGRFEATFWTAYSAGPAVGGALTSWFGVAWTITADAVSFLLSAVGVRSLRTPEPSPPVRETARPDITAGWRHIAGHRGLRALFVNSQVFGGSMMAASPLLTVLMLRDLGFAPWQYGIAWGVPCLGGVLGALLAGRLTSRYGQRSVLLVSGVGRAVWLWALAFMPAGVAGLVLITTVEFLALFGSGVFNPAFATYRMTETADGFLSRVIACWQITSRTVQPVCIALGGLLAAVTSLRTALLVCGLGVAPSSVLLPWRTSAEVPAR; from the coding sequence GTGGCGCTGGGTTCGGATTTTCGCCGGTTGTGGGTGGCGTACGGGGTCAGTGAGATCGGTACGGGGATCGGGTTCGGGGCCTTGCCGCTGGTCGCGGTGCTCGTGCTGGACGTGCCGGAGTTTCAGGTCTCGTTGCTGGCGGCGCTGAGCGGGGTGGCGGCGGCCGTGCTGGCGTTGCCGTTGGGGCCGTGGATCGAGCATCGGCGGAAACGGCCGGTGATGATCGGGGCTGACCTGGTGCGGTTCGTGGTCGTGGTCAGTGTGCCGGTGGCCATGCTGGCCGGCGTGGTGTCGTACGGGCAGCTCTGTGTCGTGGCGGTGGTGCAGTCGGCCGGGACGATCGCGTTCTCGGCGGCCAGTGGGGCGCATCTGAAAGCGCTGGTCGGCGTGGCGGATCGGGCCACCGCGAACGGGCGGTTCGAGGCGACGTTCTGGACGGCGTACAGCGCCGGGCCGGCCGTCGGGGGTGCGCTGACCTCGTGGTTCGGTGTCGCGTGGACGATCACCGCCGATGCCGTGAGCTTCCTGCTCTCCGCTGTGGGCGTCCGTAGCTTGCGGACTCCTGAGCCTTCCCCACCCGTACGGGAAACGGCTCGTCCCGACATCACGGCTGGGTGGCGGCACATCGCCGGGCATCGCGGGCTGCGGGCGTTGTTCGTGAATTCGCAGGTGTTCGGGGGCTCGATGATGGCCGCCTCTCCCCTGCTGACCGTGCTGATGCTGCGCGACCTGGGTTTCGCCCCGTGGCAGTACGGCATCGCGTGGGGCGTCCCCTGCCTCGGGGGCGTCCTGGGTGCGCTGCTGGCCGGCCGGTTGACGTCCCGGTACGGGCAACGCAGCGTGCTGCTGGTCTCGGGGGTGGGGCGCGCGGTGTGGCTGTGGGCGCTCGCGTTCATGCCGGCGGGGGTGGCGGGGCTGGTCCTGATCACCACGGTCGAGTTCCTGGCCCTGTTCGGCTCGGGCGTGTTCAACCCGGCGTTCGCCACGTACCGGATGACCGAGACGGCCGACGGTTTCCTGTCCCGGGTGATCGCGTGCTGGCAGATCACTTCCCGGACGGTCCAGCCGGTCTGCATCGCGCTCGGCGGCCTGCTGGCCGCGGTGACCAGCCTGCGGACCGCTCTGCTGGTGTGCGGCCTCGGCGTGGCGCCCAGTTCGGTGCTGCTGCCCTGGCGCACCAGTGCCGAGGTGCCGGCCCGGTAG